The Lycium barbarum isolate Lr01 chromosome 9, ASM1917538v2, whole genome shotgun sequence genome has a segment encoding these proteins:
- the LOC132612338 gene encoding aspartic proteinase CDR1-like, with protein sequence MEIKTKAFILIPALVCLAFFHLSLVSCHKSENGFSLDLIHRDSPLSPFYNPSNTPSELLQNAFHRSFSRASFFKKSSVNPIQSTITPTLGEYLMKISIGTPPVDTLVIADTGSDLTWTQCEPCVDCFKQLAPLFNPKNSSSYKTVDCRNKLCQEVGSRSCNNNTCNYEVIYGDLSGTSGDLSIETFTFASTSSKNVSIPNIAFGCGHSNAGTFPNTTSGIIGLGGGNVSIVNQMNQEIKGKFSYCLIPLETSTNSNSTSHINFGESAVVSGPGVVSTPLIKSEEQETFYFLSLESISVGNKTLPFKSSKISSKAQGNIIIDSGTTVTFVPFDFYANLEKTLVASINATRKDDPSGFFKVCYASKNGTIDAPKIVAHFTNADVELPPINTFTQVAEGLVCFTMVPEEEVAIFGNLAQMNFLIGYDLVANKVSFLPTDCTKH encoded by the coding sequence ATGGAGATTAAAACTAAAGCTTTCATTCTTATCCCTGCATTAGTCTGTTTAGCCTTCTTCCATCTTTCTTTGGTTTCTTGCCATAAAAGTGAAAATGGCTTCAGTCTCGATCTTATCCACCGCGATTCTCCTCTTTCACCTTTTTACAACCCATCAAACACTCCATCTGAACTCCTTCAGAATGCTTTTCACCGGTCATTCTCTCGGGCTTCCTTCTTTAAGAAAAGCTCTGTTAATCCAATCCAATCAACTATTACTCCAACCCTAGGTGAATACCTCATGAAAATCTCAATTGGAACTCCCCCGGTAGACACTCTTGTCATTGCTGATACTGGCAGCGACTTGACATGGACACAATGTGAGCCTTGTGTGGATTGTTTCAAACAATTGGCACCTCTTTTCAATCCCAAGAATAGCTCTTCTTATAAAACTGTTGATTGTAGAAATAAACTTTGTCAAGAAGTAGGTTCTCGCTCATGTAACAATAATACATGTAACTATGAAGTGATTTATGGTGACCTATCTGGTACCTCTGGCGATCTTTCTATTGAAACTTTTACATTTGCTTCTACTTCTAGTAAAAATGTCTCAATTCCTAACATTGCCTTTGGTTGTGGACATTCCAATGCTGGCACATTCCCTAATACCACTTCTGGAATCATTGGCTTAGGTGGTGGCAATGTCTCAATTGTcaaccaaatgaatcaagaaatcAAAGGGAAATTCTCCTATTGCTTGATCCCATTGGAAACATCAACTAATTCCAACTCAACTAGTCATATCAATTTTGGTGAAAGTGCTGTTGTGTCGGGCCCCGGCGTCGTTTCAACTCCTTTGATAAAAAGCGAAGAGCAAGAAACCTTCTATTTTCTATCTTTGGAAAGTATTAGCGTCGGAAATAAGACTCTACCATTTAAATCTTCTAAAATTAGTTCCAAAGCTCAAGGTAATATTATCATAGATTCAGGTACAACAGTTACTTTTGTCCCTTTTGATTTTTACGCGAATCTGGAGAAAACATTGGTGGCTTCGATTAATGCTACTAGGAAAGATGATCCGTCTGGGTTTTTTAAGGTATGTTACGCCTCTAAGAATGGCACTATCGATGCTCCTAAGATTGTCGCACATTTTACAAATGCGGATGTAGAGTTGCCACCAATTAATACATTTACACAAGTGGCTGAAGGTTTGGTTTGTTTTACAATGGTGCCTGAGGAGGAAGTTGCTATTTTCGGAAACTTGGCACAGATGAATTTCTTAATTGGATATGATCTTGTGGCCAACAAAGTTTCATTCTTGCCTACTGATTGCACTAAGCATTAA